One Alphaproteobacteria bacterium DNA segment encodes these proteins:
- a CDS encoding Hsp20 family protein, whose amino-acid sequence MNQFDFSPLFRSTIGFDRLSRLIDEGLRGVEAPAYPPYNIEKTGNDSYRIAMAVAGFAESELELTQQENVLIIAGRKAESDQNVNFLHRGIAARAFERRFNLADFIRVTGAKLENGLLYVDLVREVPEAMKPRRIPVANATTGATAIEAPGFGSKAA is encoded by the coding sequence ATGAATCAGTTCGACTTTTCGCCCCTTTTCCGCTCGACCATCGGCTTCGACCGTCTGTCGCGCCTGATCGATGAAGGCCTGCGCGGCGTCGAGGCGCCCGCCTACCCGCCCTACAATATCGAGAAGACCGGCAACGACTCCTACCGCATCGCCATGGCGGTCGCGGGCTTCGCCGAGTCCGAGCTCGAACTTACCCAGCAGGAAAACGTGCTGATCATCGCCGGCCGCAAAGCCGAGAGCGACCAGAACGTCAACTTCCTGCATCGCGGCATCGCCGCGCGCGCGTTCGAGCGCCGCTTCAACCTCGCGGATTTCATCCGCGTGACCGGCGCCAAGCTCGAGAACGGTCTGCTCTATGTCGATCTCGTGCGCGAAGTGCCCGAGGCGATGAAGCCGCGCCGCATCCCGGTCGCCAACGCGACGACCGGCGCCACCGCGATCGAGGCGCCCGGCTTCGGATCCAAGGCCGCCTAA
- a CDS encoding acyl-CoA thioesterase: MTREPPGRRSDYRHFLAIPTRWMDNDIYGHVNNVVYYSYFDTVINRFLIERGGLDIHEAAIIGVAAESGCRFRESFAYPETIDAGLRAGHLGNSSVRYEIGLFREGKDEAAAEGHFVHVFVERGVQKAVPIPAAIRAALESIRR, from the coding sequence ATGACACGCGAACCGCCCGGACGCCGATCCGATTATCGGCATTTCCTCGCCATCCCCACGCGCTGGATGGACAACGACATCTACGGTCACGTCAACAACGTCGTCTATTACAGCTATTTCGATACGGTAATTAACCGCTTCCTGATCGAACGCGGGGGGCTGGATATCCACGAAGCCGCGATCATCGGCGTGGCGGCGGAATCGGGCTGCCGTTTCCGCGAATCCTTCGCCTATCCCGAAACGATCGACGCGGGACTCCGCGCCGGGCATCTGGGGAATTCCTCGGTTCGGTATGAAATCGGACTGTTCCGCGAAGGCAAGGACGAAGCCGCCGCCGAAGGCCATTTCGTTCATGTTTTCGTCGAGCGCGGCGTGCAAAAAGCCGTACCTATTCCGGCCGCAATCCGTGCGGCGCTGGAATCGATCCGACGTTAA
- a CDS encoding alpha/beta hydrolase, translating to MKLNVEGREIFAATGGKDFDPAKPSVAFLHGAGMDHTVWMLQARWFAHHGRNVLAFDLPGHGRSQGPGLTSIEAMADFVAAALKVAGAPDAALAGHSMGALVALEFASRGAARALALLGAAESMPVHPKLLGAARGGDHAAIDMIADWGFGRGAQLGGAQSPGTWVVGGGVRLLETAKGPALGDDLAACDAYKGAPEAAAKVKCPALIVIGTADRMTPPSGARALAAKIPGARTVDIAGSGHMMMVEKPDATLDALAGVL from the coding sequence ATGAAGCTCAACGTCGAAGGCCGCGAGATCTTCGCCGCGACGGGCGGCAAGGATTTCGATCCTGCGAAGCCCAGCGTCGCATTCCTGCACGGGGCGGGCATGGACCATACGGTCTGGATGCTCCAGGCGCGCTGGTTCGCCCATCACGGGCGCAACGTGCTGGCCTTCGATCTGCCGGGCCATGGCCGTTCGCAAGGCCCCGGCCTTACCTCGATCGAAGCGATGGCCGATTTCGTCGCGGCGGCGTTGAAGGTCGCGGGCGCACCGGACGCCGCCCTCGCCGGGCATTCGATGGGCGCGTTAGTGGCGCTGGAATTCGCATCGCGCGGCGCTGCGCGCGCTCTTGCTCTATTGGGCGCGGCCGAATCGATGCCCGTTCATCCCAAGCTGCTGGGTGCGGCGCGGGGCGGCGATCACGCCGCGATCGACATGATCGCCGATTGGGGATTCGGGCGCGGCGCGCAACTCGGCGGGGCGCAAAGCCCGGGGACGTGGGTGGTCGGCGGCGGCGTGCGTTTGCTCGAAACCGCGAAGGGCCCGGCGCTGGGCGACGATCTGGCGGCTTGCGACGCATATAAGGGGGCGCCGGAAGCGGCGGCGAAAGTGAAATGCCCGGCGCTGATCGTCATCGGCACGGCCGATCGCATGACGCCGCCATCGGGCGCGCGTGCGCTCGCCGCGAAAATTCCGGGTGCGAGAACGGTCGACATCGCCGGCTCGGGCCATATGATGATGGTCGAGAAGCCCGACGCTACGCTCGACGCACTTGCCGGAGTTCTATGA
- a CDS encoding O-acetylhomoserine aminocarboxypropyltransferase: MADDRFPRFDTLSLHGGQQPDPATGARAVPIYQTTSYVFRDVDHAASLFNLERAGHIYSRISNPTVAVFEERVAALEGGVAAIATASGQAALHLAIATLMGAGGHIVSSASIYGGSHNLFTHTLPRFGITTSFVDVRDPAAFAAAIRPETRLVFGEVVGNPGLEVMDVPAVAAVAHKHGLPLMLDATFCTPYLFRGFDHGADLVMHSATKWIGGHGVAIGGVLVDSGKFDWEASAKFPTLTEPYAGYHGLDFAEEFGPAAFAMRARAEGLRDFGASMSPTNAFHLLQGLETLPLRMERHVANARKVAAFLAGHDAVAWVNYPELDSHHDKALAAKLLPKGPGSIISFGVKGGRAAGRRFIEALKLFSHLANVGDAKSLVIHPASTTHQQMDGESLKKAGIGEEMVRLSVGLEDPADILDDLAAGLRAAAKG, translated from the coding sequence ATGGCCGACGATCGCTTTCCGAGATTCGATACGCTGTCGCTGCATGGCGGCCAACAACCGGACCCGGCGACGGGTGCCCGCGCTGTACCCATCTATCAGACCACGTCCTACGTGTTCCGCGACGTCGACCACGCCGCGTCGCTGTTCAACCTGGAACGCGCCGGGCATATCTACAGCCGCATCTCCAACCCGACCGTCGCGGTGTTCGAAGAGCGCGTCGCCGCCCTGGAAGGCGGGGTCGCGGCCATCGCCACCGCCTCGGGCCAGGCCGCGTTGCACCTTGCCATCGCCACGCTGATGGGGGCGGGCGGGCATATCGTCTCGTCCGCCTCGATCTATGGCGGCTCGCATAATCTGTTCACGCATACGCTGCCGCGCTTCGGCATCACGACCAGTTTCGTCGATGTGCGCGACCCCGCCGCGTTCGCGGCCGCGATCCGCCCCGAAACGCGATTGGTGTTCGGCGAGGTCGTCGGCAATCCCGGCCTCGAAGTCATGGATGTGCCGGCGGTCGCCGCCGTCGCCCATAAACACGGCCTGCCGCTGATGCTCGATGCGACTTTCTGCACGCCCTATTTGTTCCGGGGCTTCGACCACGGCGCCGATCTGGTCATGCACTCCGCGACCAAATGGATCGGCGGGCATGGCGTGGCGATCGGCGGCGTGCTGGTCGATTCGGGCAAGTTCGATTGGGAAGCGTCGGCCAAGTTCCCGACGCTGACCGAGCCCTATGCCGGCTATCACGGCCTGGACTTCGCCGAGGAATTCGGCCCTGCTGCGTTTGCCATGCGCGCGCGCGCCGAAGGCTTGCGCGATTTCGGCGCCTCGATGTCGCCGACCAACGCGTTCCATTTGCTGCAAGGCTTGGAAACGCTGCCGCTGCGCATGGAACGCCATGTGGCCAACGCGCGCAAAGTGGCGGCGTTCCTGGCGGGGCACGACGCGGTCGCCTGGGTGAATTACCCGGAACTCGACAGCCACCACGATAAGGCGTTGGCGGCGAAGCTGCTGCCCAAGGGGCCGGGCTCGATCATTTCGTTCGGCGTGAAAGGCGGGCGCGCGGCCGGGCGGCGCTTCATCGAAGCGCTGAAGCTGTTCAGCCACCTCGCCAATGTCGGCGACGCGAAATCGCTGGTCATCCATCCCGCCTCGACCACGCACCAGCAGATGGATGGCGAGTCGCTGAAGAAGGCGGGAATCGGCGAGGAGATGGTGCGCCTGTCGGTGGGCCTGGAAGATCCCGCCGATATTCTCGACGATCTCGCCGCCGGTTTGCGCGCGGCGGCGAAGGGCTGA
- a CDS encoding Re/Si-specific NAD(P)(+) transhydrogenase subunit alpha has translation MKVAIPKERRAYEARVATTPDAIKRMKPLGLTFLVEAGAGLTAAIPDQAFVDAGAEIVSDNAALLAQADIVLKVARPLTAAEGTDELAAMKSGTVLISQLDPYRNREQVADYAKRGIVAVAMELVPRITRAQSMDVLSSQANLAGYKAVIDAAEQFGRAFPMMMTAAGTVAPAKVMVMGAGVAGLQAIATARRLGAVVSATDVRLAAKEQVESLGATFVFVDDEEARQAETSGGYAKEMSDAYKAKQAALIAETIKKMDVVICTAQIPGRPAPRLVTDAMVASMKPGSIVVDLAVETGGNCEGSEVAKIVVKHGVKIVGYANVPSRLAVDASSLYARNLAEYLKLIVQKDGTLKLDREDEIVKGSLLTQDGQIVHAAFAPAPAAAQ, from the coding sequence ATGAAAGTCGCGATCCCGAAAGAGCGCCGCGCCTACGAAGCGCGCGTCGCCACGACCCCCGATGCGATCAAACGCATGAAACCGCTGGGCCTGACCTTTCTGGTCGAGGCCGGCGCGGGCTTGACGGCCGCGATCCCCGATCAGGCTTTCGTCGATGCGGGCGCCGAGATCGTATCGGACAACGCCGCCCTGCTGGCCCAGGCCGATATCGTGCTGAAAGTCGCGCGGCCGCTGACGGCCGCCGAAGGCACGGACGAACTCGCCGCGATGAAGTCCGGCACGGTGCTGATCTCGCAGCTCGACCCCTATCGCAATCGCGAGCAGGTCGCCGATTACGCCAAGCGCGGCATCGTCGCCGTGGCGATGGAATTGGTGCCGCGCATCACCCGCGCGCAGTCGATGGACGTGTTGTCGAGCCAAGCGAACCTCGCCGGCTACAAGGCCGTGATCGATGCCGCCGAGCAATTCGGCCGCGCCTTCCCGATGATGATGACCGCCGCGGGCACGGTCGCCCCGGCCAAGGTCATGGTCATGGGCGCGGGTGTGGCGGGCTTGCAAGCCATCGCGACCGCGCGCCGCCTCGGCGCCGTCGTCTCCGCGACCGACGTTCGCTTGGCCGCCAAGGAACAGGTCGAAAGCTTGGGCGCCACTTTCGTCTTCGTCGACGACGAGGAAGCGCGCCAGGCCGAAACCTCGGGCGGCTACGCCAAGGAAATGTCGGACGCGTATAAAGCCAAGCAGGCGGCCTTGATCGCCGAAACGATCAAGAAGATGGACGTCGTGATCTGCACCGCGCAGATCCCCGGCCGTCCTGCCCCGCGCCTCGTAACCGACGCGATGGTCGCATCGATGAAGCCGGGCTCGATCGTCGTCGACCTCGCGGTCGAAACCGGCGGCAATTGCGAAGGCTCGGAAGTCGCGAAGATCGTCGTCAAGCACGGCGTGAAGATCGTCGGCTACGCCAACGTGCCCTCGCGCCTCGCCGTCGACGCTTCGTCGCTCTATGCGCGCAATCTCGCGGAGTATCTCAAGCTGATCGTCCAAAAGGACGGCACGCTGAAGCTCGACCGCGAGGACGAGATCGTCAAAGGCAGCCTGCTGACCCAGGACGGCCAGATCGTTCACGCCGCTTTCGCGCCGGCACCCGCGGCCGCGCAGTAA
- a CDS encoding NAD(P) transhydrogenase subunit alpha, which translates to MSDPATLANQLANDAAALALRAKELAFTAATQAQPQAAGVDALTMGLTVLVLATFVGYYVVWRVTPALHSPLMAVTNAISSVIIVGALLAAGASAVGFSQTMGFLAVVLASVNIFGGFVVSQRMLGKFKKKQK; encoded by the coding sequence ATGTCCGATCCCGCGACCCTCGCCAACCAGCTCGCCAACGACGCAGCCGCTCTGGCGCTGCGCGCCAAGGAGCTGGCCTTCACCGCCGCCACGCAAGCCCAGCCGCAAGCGGCCGGCGTCGATGCGCTGACGATGGGCTTGACCGTCCTCGTCCTCGCGACTTTCGTCGGCTACTACGTCGTCTGGCGCGTGACCCCCGCCTTGCACTCGCCGCTGATGGCGGTGACCAACGCGATCTCCTCCGTCATCATCGTCGGCGCCTTGCTCGCCGCCGGCGCTTCGGCCGTCGGGTTCAGCCAGACGATGGGTTTCCTCGCGGTCGTGCTCGCCTCGGTCAACATCTTCGGCGGGTTCGTCGTGTCCCAGCGTATGCTGGGCAAGTTCAAGAAGAAGCAGAAGTGA
- a CDS encoding NAD(P)(+) transhydrogenase (Re/Si-specific) subunit beta, whose product MTATLSSLLYLAASICFIMSLRGLASPETARGGNLWGIVGMAIAIATTLAAPGMGNYAVIGAGILIGGAIGTFVAMRIQMTALPQLVAAFHSLVGLAAVFVAAATLYSPQSFGIGVPGAIKAASLIEMALGTAIGAITFTGSIVAFAKLQGLVSGAPLQFPMQHQFNALLGILIVANIVWLSMTGSPVAFWTLVALSLALGFLLILPIGGADMPVVVSMLNSYSGWAACGIGFTLQNSLLIVTGALVGSSGAILSYVMCKGMNRSIFNVILGGFGTDAASTSAGGGAVKEQRPVKQGSADDAVFIMKNASSVIIVPGYGMAVAQAQHALREMADTLKKEGVSVRYAIHPVAGRMPGHMNVLLAEANVPYDEVFELDDINRDFAQADVAFVIGANDVTNPAAKTDPKSPIYGMPILDVEKAKTVLFIKRSMASGYAGVENELFFRDNTMMLFGDAKKVVEDIVKAAGGGSH is encoded by the coding sequence ATGACCGCCACACTCTCCTCGCTTCTTTATCTCGCCGCGTCGATCTGCTTCATCATGAGCTTGCGCGGCCTCGCCAGCCCCGAGACCGCGCGCGGCGGTAACCTTTGGGGCATCGTCGGCATGGCCATCGCCATCGCCACGACCCTCGCCGCCCCCGGCATGGGCAACTACGCCGTCATCGGGGCGGGCATCCTGATCGGCGGCGCCATCGGCACCTTCGTGGCGATGCGTATCCAGATGACCGCCCTGCCCCAGCTCGTGGCCGCGTTCCACTCGCTGGTCGGTCTCGCGGCCGTGTTCGTGGCCGCCGCCACCCTCTATTCGCCGCAAAGCTTCGGCATCGGCGTGCCGGGTGCCATCAAAGCCGCGTCGCTGATCGAAATGGCGCTGGGCACAGCGATCGGTGCCATCACCTTCACGGGTTCGATCGTCGCCTTCGCGAAGCTTCAGGGTCTCGTTTCGGGCGCGCCGCTCCAGTTCCCGATGCAGCACCAGTTCAACGCGCTGCTCGGCATCCTGATCGTCGCCAATATCGTGTGGCTGTCGATGACCGGCAGCCCGGTCGCGTTCTGGACGCTGGTGGCCTTGTCGCTGGCGCTGGGCTTCCTGTTGATCCTGCCGATCGGCGGTGCGGACATGCCCGTCGTCGTCTCGATGCTCAACTCCTATTCGGGCTGGGCGGCGTGCGGCATCGGCTTCACGCTGCAGAACTCGCTGTTGATCGTCACGGGCGCGCTGGTCGGCTCGTCCGGCGCCATCCTCTCCTACGTCATGTGCAAGGGGATGAACCGCTCGATCTTCAACGTGATCCTCGGCGGCTTCGGCACCGACGCGGCCAGCACTTCCGCCGGCGGCGGGGCGGTCAAGGAACAGCGTCCGGTCAAGCAGGGCTCGGCCGACGACGCCGTGTTCATCATGAAGAACGCGAGCTCGGTCATCATCGTCCCCGGCTACGGCATGGCGGTCGCGCAGGCGCAGCACGCGCTGCGCGAAATGGCCGACACGCTGAAGAAGGAAGGCGTGTCCGTCCGCTACGCGATCCATCCCGTCGCGGGCCGTATGCCCGGCCATATGAACGTGCTGCTGGCCGAAGCCAACGTGCCTTATGACGAGGTGTTCGAACTGGACGACATCAACCGCGATTTCGCGCAAGCCGACGTCGCGTTCGTCATCGGCGCCAACGACGTGACCAACCCGGCGGCCAAGACCGATCCGAAAAGCCCGATCTACGGCATGCCGATCCTGGACGTCGAAAAGGCGAAGACGGTGCTGTTCATCAAGCGCTCGATGGCCTCGGGCTATGCGGGCGTGGAGAACGAGCTGTTCTTCCGCGACAACACGATGATGCTGTTCGGCGACGCCAAAAAGGTGGTCGAGGACATCGTCAAAGCGGCGGGCGGCGGATCGCACTAA
- a CDS encoding type II toxin-antitoxin system VapC family toxin — MIAYVADASALIKVVIEEPESAIVIRFFSSTTTGAPALLRVEAANVLRRVVKSKKATHAEARRALTRILDLVEILPETEAEAHLTLDLAIALDHSAQDCRYLAAAMAAKVPLVTADEGFARKARAAGHDARIVSELPA; from the coding sequence ATGATCGCCTACGTCGCCGACGCGAGCGCCCTGATCAAAGTCGTGATCGAAGAACCCGAAAGCGCGATCGTCATTAGGTTTTTCTCGAGCACGACAACCGGCGCGCCGGCCTTGTTGCGTGTCGAAGCGGCAAACGTGTTGCGCCGTGTCGTGAAATCCAAGAAGGCGACGCATGCCGAAGCGCGTCGCGCCCTGACGCGAATACTTGATCTCGTCGAGATCCTCCCTGAGACCGAAGCGGAAGCGCATCTCACGCTCGATCTGGCGATCGCGCTGGATCATTCGGCGCAAGATTGCCGCTATCTCGCCGCCGCGATGGCCGCGAAAGTGCCGCTGGTCACCGCCGACGAAGGTTTCGCGCGCAAAGCCCGCGCGGCGGGCCATGACGCGCGGATCGTCAGCGAACTTCCCGCTTGA
- a CDS encoding GMC family oxidoreductase N-terminal domain-containing protein: MDEQIADIVVVGGGSAGCVAAARLSDDPTLSVVLLEAGPRDNDPMIAIPAGYARIFVDGRYEPGFATQPEPHLDNREIFWPRGRVLGGSGSVNGLVYLRGSPHDYDRWAQAGARGWSYADVAPIFKGLEAWQGDPSEARGLDGPIEIREPRKLSAACQAFIDSAVKAGLPRFGDVNDGGPIEGVGPVQMNIAGRFRASPARAFLKPLRHRPNLRVVTGARALRVVFEGKRAVAVETPRGFFRARKEIVISAGAIETPQLLMLSGIGDAAHLAQHGIASMAHAPEVGRNLQDHLIGKFIFRVKPCGTLNELLASPFGWLKMGWDWLAHASGPLTVSAGEATAFLKTSPDLEEPDAQLLFVNFATFKFADGLLPVPSVMVNYGPCRSESRGHIELAGTDPYARPVIRANYLSDARDMDTMVGAARFCRRIFEHAPFRDLLEEELRPGKLGDDAIRESIAKTASTVYHPCGTARMGSDERAVVDPELRVRGVEALRVADASVFPLIPSSNIQPAALMVGARVAEFIKREVR, translated from the coding sequence ATGGACGAACAAATCGCCGATATCGTCGTGGTCGGGGGCGGCTCGGCGGGGTGCGTGGCGGCCGCGCGCCTGTCCGACGATCCCACGCTGTCGGTCGTGCTGCTCGAAGCGGGGCCGCGCGACAACGACCCGATGATCGCGATCCCCGCCGGTTACGCGCGCATTTTCGTCGACGGGCGTTACGAGCCGGGCTTCGCGACGCAGCCCGAACCCCATCTCGACAATCGCGAAATCTTCTGGCCGCGCGGGCGCGTGCTCGGCGGATCGGGCTCGGTCAACGGCCTCGTCTATCTGCGCGGGTCGCCCCACGATTACGATCGCTGGGCGCAAGCGGGTGCGCGCGGTTGGAGCTACGCGGACGTCGCCCCGATCTTCAAAGGTCTGGAGGCTTGGCAGGGCGATCCGTCCGAGGCGCGGGGGCTTGACGGCCCGATCGAGATACGCGAACCGCGCAAACTCTCGGCCGCGTGCCAAGCCTTCATCGACAGCGCGGTGAAGGCGGGCTTGCCGCGCTTCGGCGACGTCAACGATGGCGGCCCCATCGAAGGCGTGGGCCCCGTGCAGATGAATATCGCGGGGCGTTTCCGCGCTTCGCCCGCGCGCGCGTTTTTGAAACCGCTGCGCCATCGCCCGAATTTGCGCGTCGTCACGGGGGCACGCGCCTTGCGCGTGGTGTTCGAGGGCAAGCGCGCCGTCGCGGTCGAAACGCCGCGCGGGTTCTTCCGTGCGCGCAAAGAGATCGTGATTTCGGCGGGGGCGATCGAAACGCCGCAGCTATTGATGCTGTCGGGCATCGGCGACGCGGCACATCTCGCGCAACACGGCATCGCCAGCATGGCGCATGCGCCCGAGGTCGGGCGGAATTTGCAGGATCATCTGATCGGCAAATTCATCTTCCGCGTCAAACCTTGCGGCACGCTGAACGAGTTGCTCGCGAGCCCCTTTGGCTGGCTCAAAATGGGCTGGGATTGGCTCGCCCATGCCTCGGGCCCGTTGACTGTCAGTGCGGGCGAAGCGACGGCGTTCCTCAAAACCTCGCCCGATCTGGAGGAGCCCGACGCGCAATTGCTGTTCGTCAATTTCGCGACGTTCAAATTCGCCGACGGCTTGCTGCCGGTCCCGTCGGTCATGGTGAATTACGGCCCGTGCCGGTCGGAAAGCCGGGGCCATATCGAACTCGCCGGCACCGATCCTTATGCGCGGCCGGTGATCCGCGCGAATTACCTGTCCGACGCGCGCGATATGGACACGATGGTCGGGGCCGCGCGTTTCTGCCGGCGGATCTTCGAGCATGCACCCTTCCGCGATCTGCTCGAAGAAGAACTGCGCCCCGGCAAGCTCGGCGACGACGCGATCCGCGAAAGCATCGCGAAGACCGCGAGCACGGTCTATCACCCCTGCGGCACGGCGCGGATGGGATCGGACGAGCGCGCGGTGGTCGATCCCGAACTGCGCGTGCGCGGCGTCGAGGCTTTACGCGTCGCCGATGCCAGCGTGTTCCCGCTGATCCCGTCGTCCAACATCCAGCCCGCCGCGTTGATGGTCGGCGCGCGGGTGGCGGAATTCATCAAGCGGGAAGTTCGCTGA
- a CDS encoding 30S ribosomal protein S21, giving the protein MQVIVRDNNVDQALRALKKKMQREGIFREMKLRRHFEKPSEKKAREKAEAVRRLRKLQRKRLEREGY; this is encoded by the coding sequence GTGCAAGTTATCGTCCGCGACAACAATGTCGATCAGGCCCTCCGCGCGCTCAAGAAGAAGATGCAGCGCGAAGGCATTTTCCGCGAGATGAAGCTGCGCCGTCACTTCGAGAAGCCCTCGGAGAAGAAGGCGCGCGAAAAGGCGGAGGCGGTGCGCCGTCTGCGCAAGCTGCAGCGTAAGCGCTTGGAGCGCGAAGGCTACTAA
- the def gene encoding peptide deformylase, with product MAILKIARMGHPVLARPAEPVADPTAPEIRAIVEDMVETMIDAPGTGLAAPQVHIPLRIVVFLVRKERCTDIPGDAPVDLTVLINPELTPLGDEMDKGFEGCLSVPGMTGNVPRYRRLRYAGYDLDGNRFEREAAGFHARVVQHECDHLDGILYPQRMDDLGELGFVEEMRKRQIS from the coding sequence ATGGCCATTTTGAAGATCGCGCGCATGGGGCATCCGGTCCTCGCCCGCCCCGCCGAGCCCGTTGCCGACCCGACGGCGCCCGAAATCCGCGCGATCGTCGAAGACATGGTCGAAACCATGATCGACGCGCCGGGGACCGGCCTTGCCGCCCCGCAGGTGCATATCCCGCTGCGCATCGTCGTGTTCCTGGTGCGCAAGGAACGCTGCACCGATATCCCGGGCGACGCGCCCGTGGACCTCACCGTGCTGATCAACCCGGAACTGACGCCGCTTGGCGACGAGATGGACAAGGGCTTCGAAGGCTGCCTGTCGGTGCCGGGGATGACCGGCAACGTGCCGCGCTATCGTCGCCTGCGCTATGCGGGCTACGATCTCGACGGAAATCGCTTCGAGCGCGAGGCGGCGGGATTCCACGCCCGCGTCGTGCAGCACGAATGCGACCATCTCGATGGTATTCTCTATCCCCAGCGCATGGACGATCTCGGCGAACTCGGCTTCGTCGAAGAAATGCGCAAACGCCAGATTTCGTGA
- a CDS encoding COQ9 family protein: MPFDRNEARDRIVEAALPHVPFDGWTAAVLATAATEAGYPDATALRVFPGGAVDAIAHWTAMADQAMLAAIAAEDDAFRSLKIRDKIARAIRLRLEPLAGHREAVRRALALLAMPQNVPVSLRTGWATVDAIWYAAGDRATDFNYYTKRALAGGVYSATLLYWLEDKSEFQTDTWEFMARRIDNVMALPKAFGGIKTKLEAAAAPLKPFFARFKKAS; this comes from the coding sequence ATGCCCTTCGACCGTAACGAAGCCCGCGACCGTATCGTCGAAGCCGCGTTGCCGCATGTGCCGTTCGACGGCTGGACCGCCGCCGTGCTGGCGACGGCCGCGACCGAAGCCGGCTATCCTGACGCCACGGCGTTGCGCGTGTTCCCCGGCGGCGCCGTCGATGCGATCGCGCATTGGACCGCGATGGCCGATCAGGCGATGCTCGCCGCGATCGCGGCCGAGGACGACGCGTTCCGCAGCCTCAAAATCCGCGACAAGATCGCGCGCGCGATCCGTTTGCGCTTGGAACCGCTTGCCGGTCATCGCGAAGCGGTGCGCCGGGCGCTGGCCTTGCTCGCCATGCCGCAGAACGTGCCGGTTTCCTTGCGCACCGGCTGGGCAACGGTCGACGCGATCTGGTACGCGGCCGGCGATCGCGCCACCGATTTCAACTACTACACCAAGCGTGCGCTGGCAGGCGGCGTCTACTCCGCCACGCTGCTCTACTGGCTCGAAGACAAGTCGGAATTCCAGACCGATACCTGGGAATTCATGGCCCGGCGCATCGACAATGTGATGGCGCTGCCCAAGGCGTTCGGCGGCATCAAAACGAAGCTCGAAGCCGCCGCCGCGCCGCTGAAGCCGTTCTTCGCGCGGTTCAAGAAGGCGAGCTGA
- a CDS encoding 5-(carboxyamino)imidazole ribonucleotide synthase encodes MSRPLPPGSTLGILGNGQLGRMTAQAASRLGYRTHCFGPEKNSPAEQVCTVSTIGDYRDEAALAKFFAACDAVTYEFENIPVAALARVAKKAKGKLRPSVEILSICQDRIAEKSFLNSIGIATAPWHAVESADELVVALAAVGTPSILKTARMGYDGKGQRKVLKPADAAKAFADFGGAECVLEGFVKFEREISVVVARDLSGKVRTYVPVENEHKHHILDVTIAPARIPASVAKKAVAIAAKIARKLDLVGVLAVEMFLSKGGEIRVNELAPRPHNSGHWTIDACVTSQFEQAARAALGLPLGDPERHSDAKMKNLIGPEANAWAKIAADPQAKLHLYGKAEARPGRKMGHVTWIYPKKGK; translated from the coding sequence ATGAGCCGTCCTCTGCCGCCGGGTTCCACGCTCGGCATTCTGGGCAACGGCCAGCTCGGCCGGATGACGGCGCAGGCCGCGTCGCGCCTGGGCTATCGCACCCATTGCTTCGGGCCGGAGAAGAACAGCCCGGCCGAACAGGTCTGCACTGTTTCGACGATCGGCGATTATCGCGACGAAGCGGCGTTGGCGAAATTCTTCGCCGCCTGTGACGCCGTGACCTATGAATTCGAGAATATCCCGGTCGCAGCGCTCGCGCGCGTCGCCAAGAAGGCGAAGGGCAAACTCCGCCCGTCGGTCGAGATCCTGTCGATCTGCCAAGACCGCATCGCGGAGAAAAGCTTCCTCAATTCGATCGGCATCGCCACGGCGCCGTGGCACGCGGTCGAATCCGCCGACGAATTGGTCGTGGCGTTGGCCGCCGTGGGCACGCCTTCGATCCTCAAAACCGCGCGCATGGGTTACGACGGCAAGGGCCAGCGCAAAGTGCTGAAGCCGGCCGACGCCGCCAAAGCCTTCGCCGATTTCGGCGGGGCAGAATGCGTGCTCGAAGGCTTCGTGAAATTCGAGCGCGAGATTTCCGTCGTTGTCGCGCGCGATCTGTCCGGCAAGGTCCGCACCTATGTGCCCGTCGAGAACGAGCACAAACATCATATCTTGGATGTGACCATCGCGCCCGCGCGCATTCCCGCATCCGTCGCCAAGAAGGCGGTGGCGATCGCGGCGAAGATCGCGCGCAAGCTCGATCTCGTCGGCGTGCTGGCGGTGGAGATGTTCCTGTCGAAAGGCGGCGAGATCCGCGTCAACGAACTCGCCCCGCGCCCGCATAATTCCGGGCATTGGACGATCGACGCCTGCGTCACCTCGCAATTCGAACAGGCCGCGCGCGCGGCGTTGGGTTTGCCGCTGGGCGATCCCGAACGCCATTCGGACGCGAAGATGAAGAACCTGATCGGCCCGGAAGCGAACGCCTGGGCCAAGATCGCGGCTGATCCCCAGGCCAAGCTCCATCTTTACGGCAAGGCCGAGGCGCGCCCGGGCCGTAAAATGGGCCACGTCACCTGGATTTATCCGAAGAAGGGAAAGTGA